The stretch of DNA TTGTCATCGTCCGCATGCGGCCCTTGCGCGCCGAGAGCAGCTGGGTGACGAGTCCGATGTTGTCCTCGGGCACATCGATCACCAGGAATTCCATCGGCTCGAGCAGCTCGCCGCCCGAATTGCGCGTCACCACGGTCGGCTTGGAGACCTGCAGTTCGTAGCCCTCGCGGCGCATCGTTTCGATTATCACCGCGAGCGCCAGCTCGCCGCGTCCGAGCACGCGCCACGAATCGGCGCCCGATTGCTCGATCCGCACGCTCACGTTGCGCCGCGACTCGAGCTCGATCCGCGCGCCGAGCTTGCGCGAAGTGACGAACTGTCCCTCGCGCCCTGCCCACGGCGCGTTGTTGACCGAAAACGTCATCGCCACCGTCGGTTCGTCGATTCTTATGCCGGGGAGGGGCCGCGGATTTTCGGGATCGGTGATGGTCTCGCCGATCTCGATGTCCTCGAGGCCCGCGACCATCACGATGTCGCCGGCGTCGGCCGATGAAATCTCGGTCCGCTTGAGCCCGCGCCATCCGTAAAGATGCGCCACCTTGCACGATTCGCTCGAGCCGTCGGCCCGCGCGAGCGCGTAGGCCGCCCCCGCGCTGAGCTTGCCCGCGACCACGCGACCGATCGCAAGGCGGCCGACGTATTCGTCATAGTCGATGTTGTTGGCCTGGAACTGCAGCGGCGCCTCGGGGTCTACTTCGGGACCGGGCAGATGATTGACGATCGCCTCGAACAGCGGTCCAAGGTTCTCGCCGTCGCCGTCGGGCCGGGTGAGCGCGAGGCCCGCGCGCGCGTTGGTATAGAGAATCGGGAAATCGAGCTGGCTGTCGTTGGCGCCGAGGTCGATGAACAGATCGTAAACTTCATCGAGCACCTCGGCCGGACGCGCGTCAGCGCGATCGATCTTGTTGATGCAGAGCACCGCGGGAAGACCGGCCTCGAGCGCCTTGCGCAGCACGAAGCGGGTCTGCGGCAACGGCCCTTCGGAGGCGTCGACCAGCAGCAGAATGCCGTCCACCATCGCGAGCGTGCGTTCGACCTCACCGCCGAAGTCGGAGTGACCGGGCGTGTCGACGATATTGATGCGCACGTCGCCCCAGGCGATCGACGTGTTCTTGGCCATGATGGTGATGCCGCGTTCGCGCTCCAGCGCAAACGAATCCATCACGCGCTCGGCCACGTGCTCGTTGGCGCGAAAGACGCCCGACTGGCGCAGGAGCGCGTCAACCAAGGTGGTTTTACCGTGGTCAACATGGGCCACGATGGCGATGTTGCGGATGTCTTTACGTCGCATTTATAGGAGGCTGATATTAAACGGCGCGGCCGAAGAGGCCGCGCCAACCCCCAGTCTACCTGCCGCCGGTCACGCTGTAAACGCGCCCTCACGGAGCCGAGGCAGAGAATTGTTAACGGGCCATTATCGATCGCGTCGCCGGATATTTACTGCGCGCCGCCGCGTTCTGCTCGCGCATCGCCGCCTCCTTCCAGCGCGCCGCGGTAAAGCCGGCATGCCGCCGATTTTGCCTGCCGCGACATTGCGCCGCGCCCGCGAACCATTGCGGGCGCGGCGGATAGCGGCGGGCGCGCCGCGTCAAGGCGGAGCGCGTCTCGATTCAGGGCGTCGCGTCGCCGGCGAGCGGGACCTGCTGGGCTTCGGCGTCGGTGGTCACGGTTAGGTCGCCCTTGACCACGCCCGCCGCTCCGGTCGGACTGAACGCAACGCCGACCGTGCAGCTTTGCGCCGGGTTGAGCGTCGCGCCGGTGCAATGGTCGTTGATGGTGACGAAGCCGGCGCTCGGCGCGACGCTGATTATCATCGCCTGCGCATTGGTGGCATTGGTCATCGTCAACTTTTTAGCCGGACCGGTCGTGTTGACCTTGACCTTGCCGAAGCCGAGCGAGGTCGGGGTAAAGGTCAGTGCGCCGGGTACGGCGACACCCTTGAGCGCGACGATTTGCGGCGCCTTGGCGGCGTTGTCGCTGATCGTCAGTTGACCGAGGGTTGTGCCGAGATCGGTTGGCCGGAAGCGAACGCCGAACGTACAACTCTGTCCTGATGTCAGCAGGGTGCGGGGCCCTCGGCTTCACCAGAAAATCGCTGCTCGCGGCGATGCCCGCGACGACCATCGGCTGCGGCCCGGGATTGGTAAGCGTCACCGTTTTGCGCCGGGCTGGTTTTTGATTCCAACGCGCCAATCAAGACGCCCGTCTGGAGCAATCTCGTTGCCCGGCGGGTCGCGCAGGCGCTTTCGATGACGCCCGCATCCCTGGTCTTCCGCCATGTGCCCATATTCGGGACCTCGGACGGAACCACCGTCGCCTGATTCGTCACCTTGGTCCCGTTCGGCGCGCGCTTTTTGGGCGTCACCGAGAAAACCACGAAGCCGTCGCCCGCGGGTGGCGCGGTGTCGGGCGGCAGGAAGCCCACCGACGGATCGGCGGGGGGCAGATTGGTTGCGGGATCGAGCGATCGGAAGGTCCACTTGACCACGCCCGTATCAGCGTTGAGGCTGCCCTGGATTTGCACCAGCAGATCCTGCGCGGGCTCCAGGTTGACCGTCGTGCTGTAGTTGTTTACGCCTGCCGGCGTAGTCACAAAGGTCGTGTTGAAGCCCACCGGCCCCAGGCTAAGCGTGGTGAGATCGACCTTGGCCGGATCGAGCTTGTCGGTAGCCACGACCTGCTGCGCGGGCAGCGTCGCCGTGGGTTCGTTCTCGAAGGAAACGGTGTAGATCAAGGGCTGACTGTTGAGCACCCAGCGCGCCTTCGTAACGCCGGCCGGACCAGTCTTGTCATTGGGGTCAACCGAACCGCCGCCCGTCGTATCGCTGTCGCTGTCGTCGTCGGCGTCGCTGTCGTCCGCGTCCTCGTCGATCTCAACTTGGACTTTGCAATCGTTCTTCGTGATCGTGTTTTCCACAAGGCCCACGATGTCCTGGATAGTCGAGTCCAGGATGGGGCTCCAGTCGGACTGCCCGACCCCATTGCTTGTCAGACACTGATTGACGGCCAATCCCTGCTGATCAAGGTACTGCGTAAGCGACATCAGGAAGTTGTTCAGCGAGAAGTTGCCGTTGAGGGCCGCGGTAACCGCGTTGGCGGGGCGGCGTTCTGCGAATTCGGCGGGAATACGCTCCAGCACACCGGTGGTGATGAGAATGCAAACGCCTCGAGGGCATACTGTGTCATGTCGGCGTAGCACTGCGGCGCAGTGTAATGTGCCGATCGTGGGGCTCCCGTTTGGCGGCTCCGGCGAAGCGTTGAGCACCGGCGCGATCGAGGCCTAGGCTGCCGGGTTGATCCAGGTTTTGAGCGGTATGTCTGTCCCGAGGATCGGCGCGGTGAAAACGATCGGAATCGATCCGCTGCCGCCGGCCGGCACCACCGGGACGATCAGAGGCACGATCGTCTGGCTGCCGACCTTGACGTCGGGCGGCACCGCCGAGACATCGATCGGGTTGCCCGTGATCTGCGGTTGAGTCAGAGTCGTGCCGATCTGGTAGCTCAGGTTGGCAGTTGGAAATGTCAGCCAGAGGCGGGCGAAGTAAGCGTCGTTGAGCCCGGTATTTCCGTACGCCAGGTTGAATGTCGAAGGCGTGCCGACCCGAATCAACGAGCGTCCGACCAGATTCGCCCACAGCTTGGCGCCGCCGCCCGCCACGACCGTGAACGAGTGCGCGGCAAGGAACGACGTTGTGTCCGGGTTCACGACCTCAACGTCGTACGTTCCGGGCGCTACCGAGGTCAGGTCAAAGGTTGCGCGCAGCGTCGCGCCGTCGGCCGAGGCCTTGACGAACTGGCCGCTCGCAACCGAGCTGCCCCCCGATTTGAGCGTTGCCGTGGCGCCGCTCTCGAAGCCTGCACCGTTCAAGACAATCGTCGTCGAGCCGAAATTGCCGCCGCTCGCGGGCGTGACCTGCCCTATCAGCCCGGCGCCAAACTCCGCGACGAAAGCGTCATTATGATCGGGCGAGGCGATGCCGTCGGCGAACTCGGTCTGCAGCGCGTTGACCACCGGGAAGTCGGTCGAGTCGGTCGCGCCACTTAGGTGGATATTGTCCTGGCTGTCGAGTGCAAAGCCCTGGCCGACGTCGTCGGCGCTGCCGCCGAGAAAAGTCGAGAATATGAGCGAGGTGCTGCCTGCGCCAGGAAGGATCTCGCTCACGACGGCGTCATTACTGCCGCCGAAGGCCTGCACCGAGTCCTTGAGCGGA from Candidatus Binataceae bacterium encodes:
- the typA gene encoding translational GTPase TypA yields the protein MRRKDIRNIAIVAHVDHGKTTLVDALLRQSGVFRANEHVAERVMDSFALERERGITIMAKNTSIAWGDVRINIVDTPGHSDFGGEVERTLAMVDGILLLVDASEGPLPQTRFVLRKALEAGLPAVLCINKIDRADARPAEVLDEVYDLFIDLGANDSQLDFPILYTNARAGLALTRPDGDGENLGPLFEAIVNHLPGPEVDPEAPLQFQANNIDYDEYVGRLAIGRVVAGKLSAGAAYALARADGSSESCKVAHLYGWRGLKRTEISSADAGDIVMVAGLEDIEIGETITDPENPRPLPGIRIDEPTVAMTFSVNNAPWAGREGQFVTSRKLGARIELESRRNVSVRIEQSGADSWRVLGRGELALAVIIETMRREGYELQVSKPTVVTRNSGGELLEPMEFLVIDVPEDNIGLVTQLLSARKGRMRTMTTHQSGRVRLEYDVPARGLIGFRGRFLADTRGTGVMHSVFNGYAPWCGAIRSRQNGAMISDREGVATPYAIFHLQERGTFFIGAGEPVYEGMIVGEYARETNLPVNVCREKKLTNIRAAGHDEAVRLSPPRVMTLDTALEWIDEEELVELTPRSVRLRNRVLKTGLRGKHRAGWLETAGAGAAATAESE
- a CDS encoding choice-of-anchor D domain-containing protein yields the protein MLTSGQSCTFGVRFRPTDLGTTLGQLTISDNAAKAPQIVALKGVAVPGALTFTPTSLGFGKVKVNTTGPAKKLTMTNATNAQAMIISVAPSAGFVTINDHCTGATLNPAQSCTVGVAFSPTGAAGVVKGDLTVTTDAEAQQVPLAGDATP
- a CDS encoding SBBP repeat-containing protein, which codes for MDSSGDIYFGGVSASGGDYPLKDSVQAFGGSNDAVVSEILPGAGSTSLIFSTFLGGSADDVGQGFALDSQDNIHLSGATDSTDFPVVNALQTEFADGIASPDHNDAFVAEFGAGLIGQVTPASGGNFGSTTIVLNGAGFESGATATLKSGGSSVASGQFVKASADGATLRATFDLTSVAPGTYDVEVVNPDTTSFLAAHSFTVVAGGGAKLWANLVGRSLIRVGTPSTFNLAYGNTGLNDAYFARLWLTFPTANLSYQIGTTLTQPQITGNPIDVSAVPPDVKVGSQTIVPLIVPVVPAGGSGSIPIVFTAPILGTDIPLKTWINPAA